In Callospermophilus lateralis isolate mCalLat2 chromosome 15, mCalLat2.hap1, whole genome shotgun sequence, the genomic stretch TGAGAATTTTGATTGACCTACCTACTTACTAATGCTAGATATtgccattattttttaaattagtgattcTGATGAgtatgaaagacccaccgattccctgtccaagaaagacgcacgaggcactggctgcaaacgcatgaggtttattcagacacagacgcctgcgggtgctcagcaaaacctcagccggagctttggtgaactggcacaccgggctttggggtacaggtcttttataggataatggggcaggttttGCGCGCGCGGGAagtgacaggtttcttattggttattttgaacccaacatatagattacctaaagggcaaagttgtttttcactttatgttcctggataaacctcatgacagttacatattaacactctggtttttctgttcctgcttatcattatcagttcctgtttgttcaggcatgccttgggatctgcttttctgttcttcctcaaccatcctgtcccctcacaatagactacccttaactgattaacaaatagacctctctttacgtgggttagcaacacgccctgatggtttcacaatggggcctggggtttctgggctggggtctttcattcccccctttttctatttcatggatagAATCTTATATCCATTGTTCTGCCTGTTCAGATTCTTGAGCCAGATCGGTCTGTGACCCTGTTTGCTGCTGGAGCAACTGATACTGCTGAGTAAGAACCATGGTCTGAATAATGGACAGTCTTTCTTTTATAAATCGTATTAATCTGTTGAGAATGCAAGGCCCAAATGTTAAGATTATCAGTAAAATAATCAAGGGTCCAGCTACCGCGGATAACAAAGTTGTTAACCAAGGGGACTTACTGAACCAGTGTTCAAACCATCCCTGTtgattttcaaattctttttgtCTATTCGCTAATCTTTCAGTGACTTTTTCCATGGTCTCTCTAACAACCCCCGTATGGTCAGCGTAGAAACAACATTGTTCTTTTAGGGCTACACAGAGGCCACCTTCTCTAAGGAACAGTAAATCTAATCCTCTCCTATTTTGTAACACAACTTccgagagggaagagagagatttTTCTAGGGCTGTGATAGACTTGGCCATTGCAGTTAGATCTTCGTTCATAGCTGCTTGTAAATGTAAGAATTGGTTTCCCTGCACTAAGGCTGCAGTTCCTGTTCCTACCCCTGCGGCTATTCCTCCAACGCCCAGCAGTATGGCTATAGTCAGGCTTATGGGCTCTCTAGGGTACCACTTCTGCCCTTCTAGATGTCCTAGGACATAGTCTGATCTTAGATATGATATCCTGGGCCATAATTGTATCAACACACAAAAATCAGTGGTTGCGTTGAGGACAGCCGTAGAAATGCAGGGGGTCAGCCCAGTGTTGCAGGCCCAGTAAGTTCCAGGGGGGCCCCATAAATAGCTATTTTGTGAGCCTGTCGTTGGGAGGGTAGTATTACAAAGAGGTTGGTGTGATAGGGGTACGTTCCCTATACAGACCCCTTGTCCTGATACTTCAGTGATGGTAAGCTTATAGCTGGGTAGGGATACACACTTAGGGTCAGGGTTTGTACTACTATTCCAGTTAGACATCATTGCTATCCCTTCATAATAGGGTGGACTGGAGGTGAGACATAGCCAACAATCTTGGGTGCGATCTGGGTTGGTGGCGTTGAGGGCATAAAATGCTCCTCGAATCAAATCTAATAGTTGATCTCCAGTCCCTGGGTAAACGGGTTCAGGGAAAGAACTAGAGGATTGATAGTCCATGGTTACAATTTGAGGCACGGGCGGCTTACTGgagggagttgttgccaagctcttGGGCTGTTTAGGCGGTGAAGGGATCTTTTGGCCCCCAAGTACAGGGTTAGGTCCTATAGAGCTAATTATAGCTGGGGTTTGAGATAGTCTAATTTTGAAAATTACACCTCGATCATTTCCAGGCAAGTGCCATCTGAGTCCCCATGTTCTTCCAGTAAGCCAGGGGTCGATAGTCTCCCTGCCTTTGtccgtgaattgtatcttaagggGCAGCGACTGGCCCGCCTGAAATTGTGAGTTTTTCCTGTAGCATGTATGGCCATCTGAATTGGGGGTCGTAAAATTTTTGGCCACCTGTATCAGGTCCCAGCTTGAGGTGGGGCTCCAGTATGCATCTCCTGTGGTTTCGCAGCCCCAGGAGGAGCAAAAGTATGCTTCATATCCCCCACATCTATAAGCCTGTGATCTGTCTCTACCGTCCCGAGGGCAGACATAAAAGTCAGTTTGGGCTAGCCGGCACCTAGCGACCTGGGTTGAGCATCCATAATTAGTGCCTTGCTGAGGCCTGGGGGCCATGTAGGTCTGGAGTTGGCCATGTGATTTGTCAGGAATATCCCATGAGTCTAATCCAGCGGCTAGTTGGCAAAAATCTGGGGTCAGGGTAGGCCACCATGTGCCAGGGGTATGGGTTGCTGTAATAGACCAAATTACCTCCCCGGTTTGAGAATATACCTGCCAAGTCAACTTCATGGGAGCATGGGGGTTACTACCTAAGACAAGGGGAGTAGAGCAAAGAGCAAGAACGGTTAACAGCGTGTAAGTCTTATCTTTAGTGGGTTTGGAGTGCGTTGTAGCTTCCATCCTGATGTCTCCGGGGTGTTGGTCAAGTCCGGTGGATGAGCAGCTTTCACGTGAGAGGCGTGGATCCAAGCAGCTATGCCGTCTACCTTCAGTGCTGTCGGTGTGGTCAGCAGGACGGTGTAAGGTCCTTTCCACCGTGGTTCAAGATTTTTGGTCTGATGTCTGCGTACTCAGACGGTGTCTCCGATCCTGAAGGGGTGTGGCACCGAAGGagttttgagttcttccttaTATGCCGCTGCCAATGGTTTCCAGACCTCGTCCTGGACTAGTTGCAGTGCACGTAAATGAGTCTGCATGGATGGGGTAAGGGAGGCATAAATTTCAGTTTCATAGAAGTTAACAGCAGGTGGTGGAGCACCATATAGGATTTCAAAGGGGGTTAGTCCCTGAGAGTTAGGAGTATTCCTGACTTGATATAGTTAGGAGTTAGGAGTATTCCTGACTTGCcctgagctttggggtctatatgcacaatgtaacttccaattaatccccagcaaATTGGCCACTGCCTGACTTACCTGGGAGACGAAGGCAGGCCCGTTGTCTGACCCAATTGTTCCAGGTACCCCATACCTTGGGAAAATTTCTTCTAATAGCTTCTTAGCAACGACCTTGGCAGTTTCATGTCGGGTGGGAAATGCCTCTACCCATCCGGAAAAGGTAtcaacaaagactagaagatatttatatcCATACATACCAGGTTGGACTTCAGTGAAGTCTATCTCCCAATGTGTTCCAGGTTTGTGTCCTCTAACTCGGACTCCTGTCCCAATCTTAACTTTACCAGCATTTACCTGAGCACATGCTTGACAATTTTCTGCCACCTGTTGGAGGAGTCGATCCCTGTTTGGGAGATATAGAGTACCCTCTCCACGGTCcaagagttttctcatctttttaGCCCCCAGGTGGGTTAGTCCATGTAGTGATTTTATTAGTTCTTTGGCATTTTTAAGGGGCATTATGGTTTTTCCTTGATGCTCCCAGGTATTGTCCTCTGAGTTGTAAGTGGCCTCTAGCTTCTGGACGATATCTAAGTCCTTATCCTCATAGATCCATTGGTCCTTATGGTCTCGTAGTGAAGAGTCCACATGTGGGGTGTGCTGGGGCAATAGGGTCATCACCAAGAGTTGGGGCCCCAAAGCTGCCTTTCTGGCTGTTTCATCTGCCAATCTGTTTCCCCTGGCTTCTGGATTGTCTCCTTTTTGATGACCAGGGCAATACATAATGCTTAACTTTTTGGGTAGAAATAAAGCTTTAAGCAAAGCCAATATTTCAGTCTTATTCTTAATTTCCTTTCCTTCTGAAGTCAGTAATCCCCAGCGTCTGTAAATTTCTCCATGTATATGAGCCGTGGCAAAAGCATACCTGCTGTCTGTGTACACGTTTAGTTTCTTCCCCTCTGCCAATTTTAAGGCTTGGGTCAGAGCTATCAGTTCTGCCCGCTGGGCTGATGTCCCTCCCGGCAATGCACTCGCCCATATTACCTCAGATTCAGTGGTGATGGCTGCTCCCGCTTGCCGTTCTCCATTGAGTAGGTAACTGCTTCCGTCCGTGTACCAGACCAGCTCTGCATCTTTCATGGGTTGGTCCGTGAGGTCTGGCCGGGTTCCCTGTGTCTCTGCGAGAATCTGCTGGCAGTTGTGAGGATTAGCTTTTCCTGGGAGCGGTAGGAGGGTCGCTGGATTCAGTGTGACTATGGGGCCAAACTGAATTCGGTCAGTGTCCAACAACAAAGATTGGTAATGGGTGAGTCGGGCATTTGACACCCAGCGATCGGGCGGTTGGCGAATTATTGTCTCAATAGCATGAGGGGTTAATAAAGTCAATGGTTGTCCCAAAGTTAGTTTGGTGGCGTCTTTGATCAGGACAGCCACAGCTGCTATCATCCGAAGACATGGGGGCCATCCTGATGCCACTGGATCCAGTTTCTTAGACAGATAGGCTATGGGACGCCTCCATGGCCCCAATTTTTGGGTTAAGACTCCCTTTGCATAGCCCTGCTTTTCATCTATAAATAGGTCAAAAGGCTTGGTAATATCTGGTAAGCCTAAGGTGGGGGCAGATAAAAGGGCCAATTTGATGCGATCAAATGCCAACTGGTGTTCTTCCGTCCAATCAAAAGAGTTACCCTGTTTAGTCAGTGGATACAGGGGGGCTGCTATCTcagcaaacccaggaatccagaGTCTACAGAAACCTGCGGTTCCTAGAAACTCCCGCAGCTGCTTGGGACTCTTGGGGGTTGGTATGCTCGAGATAGTCTCTTTCCTGGCAGCTGTCAACCATCGCTGGCCATCATGAAGTTCGTAGCCAAGATAAGTAACTGTTGTCTGACAGATCTGGGCCTTCTTAGCTGATGCTCTATACCCCAATTGCCCCAAAGTCTGTAGTAATGCTTCCGTACCTGCCAGGCAATCCTCCTTGGAAGTAGCAGCCAGCAAGATGTCATCTACATATTGAAGCATAATTAAGGAGGGGTGTCTTACACGGAAATCGGCCAGATCCTGATGTAAGGCCTCATCGAAGAGCGTCGGGCTGTTTTTAAACCCTTGTGGCAGTCTTGTCCAGGTCAGCTGTCCAGAGACTCCTTCTTCGGGATCCTTCCATTCGAATGCAAAAAGAGCCTGGCTTTGGGGAGACAATCTTAGGCAGAAGAAGGCATCTTTTAGGTCCAAAACGGAATACCAAGTATGGGTAGGAGGCAAGGTGCTGAGGAGATTATAAGGGTTAGGCACTGTGAGGTGAATATCTTCTACCcttttgtttacctctcttaAATCTTGGACAGGTCTGTAGTCATTTGTTCCTGGCTTTTTGACTGGCAACAATGGGGTGTTCCAGGGTGACCGGCAAGGAGTTAGGATGCCTTGGTCTAGGAGGCGTTTGATATGTGGTCTGATGCCCTGGTGAGCTTCCCTCGACATAGGATATTGTTTAATGTTTATGGGAGTAGCAGTTGCTTTTAGGTGAatgactattggaggttgttgtttAGCCATTCCCATTCCTCCAGTTTCAGCCCAGGCCTCCGGGTATGAATCAAGCCAATAGTCCATGTCCTTCATAGGTACAGAAGGTTTGTCAAAAAGTTTATATTCGTCCTCTAATTTGAAAGTCAATACGTGTAAaggggcctggtttggtcccgtgATGGAGGCACTcccatctttaaaataaatttgggctctcaatttggtcaataagtctcttcccagtaatggATACGGACAATCAGGCACATGCAGAAATGAATGGGAAACTTTACCTGTGGCAAGGTGTACTTCTCTTTTGGTGGTCCATCGGTAAGGTTTGCTCCCGGTGGCGCCTTGGACCCATGTTGTCTTGTGGCTCATAGGTCCTGGTGCCCGTGTTAGCACCGAGTGTTGGGCTCCCGTATCTACTAGGAAGGTTACAGGTTGCCCCCCTACTTGCAGGGTTACCCAGGGCTCAGGGGGGAGCTCCTGGCCCTGACCCCCCTAATCTTCATCCAAGGCTAGCAATTGAGAGGTCCGGTTTGTACCTCTTCTGGGGTTGGGGGGTTTCTTTGGGCAATCCTTTACCCAATGTCCTCTTTCTTTGCAGTAGGCACACTGGTCTCGGTCTACACGGGGTCTGCCTTGTTCCCTTTCCCTACTTAGCTTATCTCCTTGTTGCCCTGCCTGTGTTACAGTGGCCAATATCTTACTTAATTCTTTATCACGCTTTCGATCTCTCTTGTCTAATTCTTCCTTAAATTTGAGATCTCTCTCCTCCTGCATCCTCctgattcttttctctttttcctctggAGTTTCTCTCTTGTTAAAAATCTTTTCTGCTTCTCTCAATAAATCTGCTAGAGAAAAATCTTGTAAGTTATCTAATCTCTGTAACTTAGTCCTAATATCTGGAGCGGACTGCCAAATAAAGGCCATAGAAACATTTCCTCTCTGATCCTCACTGTCGGGGTCAAAAGGTGTGTACCTCCGGTAAACTTCCTTTAGTCTCTCTAAAAATGCAGTCGGAGTTTCTGTCGATCCCTGAATAGTCTGTCTTAC encodes the following:
- the LOC143381059 gene encoding LOW QUALITY PROTEIN: uncharacterized protein LOC143381059 (The sequence of the model RefSeq protein was modified relative to this genomic sequence to represent the inferred CDS: inserted 1 base in 1 codon; substituted 1 base at 1 genomic stop codon) — translated: MTLDNKKKGIGGSFIWRASQENSCNPVRIPARGTPDNHWESPVDICLCAASVRLRVIALFSGQLEKELTNSDFSPATLGDVPGIPDTLGDVPGIRRDVRNRADNLSVEIKKKKWITLCTMEWPAFNVGWPKEGTFNLDPILQVKSQVFAQGSQRHPDQVPYIVTWENLPLHLPTSNRSTPPPSSAPLIPVPTPPPPSTSRLYPILDKSKKVTPIGTEPKKVLPPEDSTLVDLMTEEPPPYGPQPVPAPDSIQASSEEEEEPAEPVTNNPPGPSPMVGRLRSRREPTSSGDTSRVLPLRQTGGPDGLYQYWPFSASDLYNWKTHNPSFSSDPVALTSLIESILVTHQPTWDDCQQLLQTLLTSEEKQKVLLEARKNVPGDDGRPTQLPNLINEAFPLTRPDWNYNTDAGGNHLRLYRQLLIAGLHGAGRRPTNLAQVRQTIQGSTETPTAFLERLKEVYRRYTPFDPDSEDQRGNVSMAFIWQSAPDIRTKLQRLDNLQDFSLADLLREAEKIFNKRETPEEKEKRIRRMQEERDLKFKEELDKRDRKRDKELSKILATVTQAGQQGDKLSREREQGRPRVDRDQCAYCKERGHWVKDCPKKPPNPRRGTNRTSQLLALDEDXGGQGQELPPEPWVTLQVGGQPVTFLVDTGAQHSVLTRAPGPMSHKTTWVQGATGSKPYRWTTKREVHLATGKVSHSFLHVPDCPYPLLGRDLLTKLRAQIYFKDGSASITGPNQAPLHVLTFKLEDEYKLFDKPSVPMKDMDYWLDSYPEAWAETGGMGMAKQQPPIVIHLKATATPINIKQYPMSREAHQGIRPHIKRLLDQGILTPCRSPWNTPLLPVKKPGTNDYRPVQDLREVNKRVEDIHLTVPNPYNLLSTLPPTHTWYSVLDLKDAFFCLRLSPQSQALFAFEWKDPEEGVSGQLTWTRLPQGFKNSPTLFDEALHQDLADFRVRHPSLIMLQYVDDILLAATSKEDCLAGTEALLQTLGQLGYRASAKKAQICQTTVTYLGYELHDGQRWLTAARKETISSIPTPKSPKQLREFLGTAGFCRLWIPGFAEIAAPLYPLTKQGNSFDWTEEHQLAFDRIKLALLSAPTLGLPDITKPFDLFIDEKQGYAKGVLTQKLGPWRRPIAYLSKKLDPVASGWPPCLRMIAAVAVLIKDATKLTLGQPLTLLTPHAIETIIRQPPDRWVSNARLTHYQSLLLDTDRIQFGPIVTLNPATLLPLPGKANPHNCQQILAETQGTRPDLTDQPMKDAELVWYTDGSSYLLNGERQAGAAITTESEVIWASALPGGTSAQRAELIALTQALKLAEGKKLNVYTDSRYAFATAHIHGEIYRRWGLLTSEGKEIKNKTEILALLKALFLPKKLSIMYCPGHQKGDNPEARGNRLADETARKAALGPQLLVMTLLPQHTPHVDSSLRDHKDQWIYEDKDLDIVQKLEATYNSEDNTWEHQGKTIMPLKNAKELIKSLHGLTHLGAKKMRKLLDRGEGTLYLPNRDRLLQQVAENCQACAQVNAGKVKIGTGVRVRGHKPGTHWEIDFTEVQPGMYGYKYLLVFVDTFSGWVEAFPTRHETAKVVAKKXIRRNFPKVWGTWNNWVRQRACLRLPGPYTVLLTTPTALKVDGIAAWIHASHVKAAHPPDLTNTPETSGWKLQRTPNPLKIRLTRC